DNA from Sorex araneus isolate mSorAra2 chromosome 6, mSorAra2.pri, whole genome shotgun sequence:
tatgattctctgagtctcccaggagtgatccctgagtgcagagctgggaataagccctgagcatggccaggtgagcccccacccctcacaaaaaGTATTGGAGGAGTTACGTGCTTCCCCTTAAAATCTCTCCTAAAGCCCTAAGCAGAACCCTCATTCTAGGCCTGGCCACTGCAGAGCCCAGCCTTACCACCAGGTGGCGCTGCAACTTCATCGCGCCCTTCTAGCCTGGGGCAGGCACAGCCAAAGGCCACTGCCAGAGCTGCAGGCCCTAAAGGTCCTTCTGGCTCTCTGCAAAGAAAAACTAGTGTTTGCTCCTTCCTGACTGGGTGCTCCCGAAAAAAAGGCTCCCGTTTGAGGATGGGCACCAGCCAGAAGGGCCCTGCCTCATTAAGCACCTAAAACTGTATAGGGCCAAGACCAGAAGAGGGATGGGACTGTTCTGTAAAGGGATTTAGCCTTCCAGGTCTGGGAACCCCTTCCTGTTCCATCACATGCATGCCTGTGTACATGGCACATACATGGAGCACACAGACAGAACCGCTGTACATGAACACACATGTGAACTCCCCATGTGCACATAAACTCTCCCCCCATGGACATGACGCTGAAAATGACTCTTATTCTGCTGTGTACACACACCGGCATGAATGGGCAGggacaaggacacacacacacacacacacacacaccccacacgcacgcacgcacgcacgcacatggATCACATTACCCTAGCTTATCCATCCAGCCATGCAGAAGATGCCCACCAGCAAGATGTACACATGGTACCTATGCACACACGTGGCATCAGGCTCCCAGCCAACACCTCACATGCACGTGGACATGACCCCAACACGCACAGGAAGCCATGGAACCACGACTACCTGGGCACCTCGACAGTGCTCCCGGCCTTTCTCAGCAGGCCGCGCTGGGCTGGGCACTCACCTCTGGTTGCACAGCTGGCAGGCGAAGCAGTCGAGGTGGTACACGTTGTCCCGGGCCCGCATCACCATCTCAAAGGCTGGGATCAGCTTGCTGCAGGCGGCACAGTTTCCTGTGGTCCCGAAGAGTCTGTGGGTGGAGGGGCGCAAGGGCTCAGCCAGGTCAGGGCAGGGGATGGGCAGGGGAGCTGCTCTGAGCCCAGGTCCCTGTCTCTTGGCCTCCGGGCCTCAGCAGCTGGTCCcgggcaggcaggaaggagcaCAGGAGCCCAGGAGGAAGCATCTAGACCTTCCCGAGAGATCAGGTTTCAGAGGAACAGGGACATCTGtccagggagaggagggcaggggcccAGGGGTTGGTCGGCACTGTTCATATCTGGGCTGGCAGGGCCTTCTCTTAAGCTCCCTCTGGGGGATCCCTCAGGCCCCTGGGGCCACTAGGAGAGCCCTGGCAGGGACCTAGGCAAGGACTCCAGACTCACAAGCCAGAATGTAGAGGCCTttggctgtgtgacctcaggcaagtCACCCATTCTCTCTGGCCTTGTTGAATCATAAGGGGGATGGAGCATCCTTCAGAGACTTTAGGGAAACTTTAGCTCACTGTCAGTCCACTGCTCATCCAAGGGCACCCGGTGCACTCTCACTGTTCGAAGGACTTGGCAAAGTCCTGGGGCTGGGAAGCAGCACTGAGGGAGGAGCAGACGCCCTTGCGTGCGTGAGGCTGAGTTGGATCCCCGCACGGAACCTCACAGCCTGGCTGAGCATGGCTGAGGGCCTGTGACCCGACCAGGTTCAGGTTCTTCCTTCCCCTGCTCCTCACTTTATCCTTCTCTCTCACTGAGGGAGCCAGGCCAGATGGTCCCGTTCGGGAGAATTAAACCACACCACTGAGGCCTAAAGGCAGCCCAGCGCCCCTCTGACTCCCGCGGCCCCGCTTAGCTGCTGGGTGTGGAGCCCACAACCCTTGGCTGGATGTGGCCTGCTCTGAGCTTCCTGGCCCAGCGCCCCCTCAGAGCAAGCTCCGGGAGTGTCAGGGGGCTGAGAGCTTCCGGGAGGCCCCTCTAATCCCCGATTTGTCCCGCTCACACTCCGGCACCTGTAGGTGAGCTCAGCTCCATTATTCACAGGCAGAGCTGCCTGGTGGCTCAGATTAAGGCAGACAAAGGCCGGGCCCTTAGTCTCCTGCTAAGAGGGGCCTTTCTTCTAGGCCGGCCCCATGGCTaaggggctgtggggggtgggcggcACTAGACCCTGTTCTCTGAGAAGCTCAAGGAAACCCTTCGCCACCCAGCCAtgggcccccggggcccctgagTCAACCTGTAGTCTCTGCCAGACCTTGGGGAAATACCTCTTGGCTGCCAGAGGCACCCAGAAGTTTCCGGATGCCGTGCTCTGCTGACAAACCCATCGACCCCACACCTGCTCTGTCCCCTCAGCCTGGTGGCTCTGGTGACATCCTGAACCTCTGCACTGGGCCTGCCACTGAGGGGTGGGCCCAGGGGCTTCTTCCGGAACCTTCTTCCTGGGCTCCGCCCTCTTCCTTGGGCCCAGCTGAGCTCTGGGCCACAGACCCCGAGTTACCGTTCCACTGGGAAGGACTCCCAAAAAGGCAGCCGGGAGGAGTCAGGGTGCAGACAGGGAAATCGGAAGCTCCTGCATCCCGGGCTGCTTAACTCGGCCCCCCAACATGTTGAGACCCGCACAGAGGGAGCCCCACCAAGCCCTGGCCTGCCCAATCTATTAATTACTGTGATgggccttcctcctccttccccccctgcccgccgcccccagcAGCCCGTCCGCCTGCCAAATGTGGACGCTGGGCTTCAGCCAAGGCCCCACTCGCTGCTCGCTGGTGGCCTCCTTCCAGCCCTGCTGAGGTCATCCGTGGcctgggggggcggaggggaggggaggcggcgcAGGGACAGGGCCCAGGTTGTGGGGGATGGTGGAAGGGGCTGGCTGAGGAGAGCAGAGTGGGAGTTTGGCTGAGGAGAGCAGAGTGGGAGTTTAGTCTTCCCCCCACTTCTCAGAGGGGAGGACTGAGGCTGGGGgtaaggtggggggtggggttaaAGTTCAAGCCCGAGAGGGAACACAGCCCAGTTCCTGGAATCAGGATGTGGCTTAGCAGTAAGGCATGGGGCTCGTGTGTGTGGGAGCAGGGTTTGACTTCCAGCACCACAAGAAAGGTCAGaagtcaaaacaaaaccaaaaacccaaaccccaaaacccaaGTTTGAAAATGTGTAcgatggagctggagtgatagtacagtggagagggcgtttgccttgcatgcggcagacttgggttcaatccccagcaccccatagggtcccccaagcatcgccaggaataactcctgagtgtagagccaggagtaatccctgagcatcgctgggtgtggcccaaaaagcaaacaaaaacaaaaacatataagaGTTGAATGAATGACTGCCActgtgccctgggcactgctgtgtgATAGGGAAGGGGGGCACCTTCCGGAAAGGGGGGAGCTTGGTCCCCCAcgggggagaggcaggaaggagaTGTCCCAGGCTGGAGGACCCTGGAGTGTCTTCCCCACTCTTAGAagcccctccgaggggtcctccCCTGGGCACTGGGGACAGCTGGGGAGAAGCACTAGGCAAGGCAGGTGGCGAGCGAGTGGGAGTCAGGAGTCTGTGCTGGCTAGCGCAGAGCCCAGACGGCCCACACAGGGGCCCGCTGCACAGGGAGagacacagtgtgtgtgtgtgtgtggggggggggtgtctgtgttgtgtttttgttgtgagtgtgtgagtgcgggGCAGGGTCCCACCTCAGGTAGTCCCGGCGGCACAGGATGAGGTTGGCCTTGGTGTAGAGGGTGGAGCCCACCTCGCCCAGGCGGCAGTCGCAGCAGGCGCACTTGAGGCAGTCCTCGTGCCAGTACTTGTCGAGCGCCTTCAGCAGGTAGCGGTCCTTGATCTTGCGGTTGCAGCCGGCGCAGCCCTTCTGCTTGCCCTTGGGCTGGACGGAGAGCATGGGCACGCCTGCAGCGGGCACAGACAGGGCGTCTCTGCGGGTGCCGACCCCACTGCTCTCCCTGACACCCTTCTAGAgaccctccctcttcccctgccCTCCGGCTCCTGCCCTTGGGGCCACATGGCCCtgcctgtcccccagccctgggacAGTCCCCCTGGATGCTTTGGGCAGCATGAGGGAGCCGGCTCTGCTGCGGCCACACACCTGGGCCCCGGACCCCCAAAACTGATCCCCTTCATCTGACCGACCGTTCCCCGCCTCGCACCCCCACGCAGCGGGGATCTCACGTGGCTGCCATCCCccttttcccctctccccactccttcGGCAGCCCTCAGGGCAAAATCTCATAATGGGCTTGAGGCCCACTAGGGCCTTCTGACCTCCTGCCCATTCCGAGCTTCCCTGCACTGTGTCTGCACATCGCCCCTTGAACCTGAAGCGTCAGACTCGATGCAAGTACCTCATCGCACAGATGAGATGAGAGTCTAAAGTAAGGCACTTCCAGAGCCAGGGGAGGTGCTGGCCCGGCTGAGGAGGCCTGCCCGGGGTGACccatgaccctgagcactgccagggagtcgggagtaggtcctgagccccaccggggcCTCCAACCAAAAACAAGTGCAAAGAATCCCTGAATCTCCAGCCTTCCCCGGGGGTCCTGTCAACTCCCCGTCAGCAACAAGGCACCAAGCAGAGAGCTCAGGGCCATGTCGCCGCCACCCGTCCTGCACCCACGAAACTGGGACCCGCAGACAGGCCCCTGTCTGCACCCCACAGCAGGGCCTGAGTGAGGAGCCCTGAGTTTGGCGGGTGAAGACTTGGCTTGGGGGCCAGTGCAGCCGTGAGGCCTCTCCGTGCTCCCTGCCTGGGGGCCCTTCTGCAGAGCCACTGCAGCTGCCTCATTTCCTCGGTGCAGCTCGGAAGGTCAATTGGTCTGAGAGAGTGACGGGCGCAGCCTGACTGCGTCCTCGGGCCTGGCCGAGTCCGAGATAGCACAGTCTGGTCACAGAGCtctgaggagctggaggaggcagtGGGGGAACAGGCAGCCCTGAAAACGGGGCGCAGGGGCCTCTCACGAAGCCGCTTCCCAGGCCTGCCCTAGGGGAGCCAGCAGCCCCTTAGCTATGCTCACAAATACACCAAGAGGGCCCGGCCTCTGCACAGCCCCTCCTGGGGCTTCTCCGGGCCCACCAGGCACGGTTCTGTTTACACACTGCTCTCCCAGGCTGGGGTGGGCGTGGGTGTGAGTCCCACCTGACCCCCCTCAGCTGCAGCTCAAAGGAGGAGGCCTTGGCACCGGGAGAGTCTACTCTGCTCTATCTCCATCACAGGCCGCAATGCCAGCACCAGAGGGAACCCCAGGCATGCCCTGAAGGCACCACCCACAGTGGCCCGGACCCCCCATGCCTGCGCCCCTACCTGGGCTAGGCTGGCACCCACCCGAATCCATCTTGGGCCCTGAATGCTGCTCTCAGGTCCCGGAACACTGCTGGCCACGAGTTCCAGGACACCAGAGCCAGCCTGGAAGGAGTTCCAAGCACATGGGGCCTGAGCGTTCCCTGGAAAGGCatcgggggcagggggcagaagtCTGACCcgtctcccttctcttctctgggGAGCACCCTTCTGTGTCAGCTCTCAGGAGGTGAGTCCCAGAGCCTAGAAACCCTCCTGCAGGGCCAGGCGATAGATCAGTGGGTAAAGTGGGTAAGGCGATGCCTTGTGTGCGGCGGAcactggtttgacccctggcaccacgtacATATGGCcacctgctaggaatgatcctcgacacagagtcaggaggaagctgaATACAGTtgggtgtgcaccccccacctgccaccaaaaaataatacataaaagccAAACTCTCTCTAAATG
Protein-coding regions in this window:
- the LMO1 gene encoding rhombotin-1 isoform X1, yielding MMVLDKEDGVPMLSVQPKGKQKGCAGCNRKIKDRYLLKALDKYWHEDCLKCACCDCRLGEVGSTLYTKANLILCRRDYLRLFGTTGNCAACSKLIPAFEMVMRARDNVYHLDCFACQLCNQRFCVGDKFFLKNNMILCQMDYEEGQLNGTFESQVQ
- the LMO1 gene encoding rhombotin-1 isoform X2, with product MVLDQEDQGVPMLSVQPKGKQKGCAGCNRKIKDRYLLKALDKYWHEDCLKCACCDCRLGEVGSTLYTKANLILCRRDYLRLFGTTGNCAACSKLIPAFEMVMRARDNVYHLDCFACQLCNQRFCVGDKFFLKNNMILCQMDYEEGQLNGTFESQVQ